CTCCAGAACAGCTGCGCAAAAGGTCCGATGTAGATGATGCCGACGATCGGCACGACGAACACAATGGCGATGGTGAGTGCTGTGCCGAAGATGACGGAGCGGGCGAACAATGTGGGGTTCCAGCAGAAGAAGCTCAAGGAGGCCGCCCCCACAAGAACCGGTAGCGCATTCCTCGTGATGCACAAGAGGAGAGTGCCGCACAGTACGGGAACGATCCAAACCATGACGGAcgcgacgacgaggaagagaacagccaccaccacacgccgcagcaggaggTAGGACGGGATAGCCGCCTCTTCCACATACTCCTCGCGCCGGTCGAACCCCAGCGGTTCGACCATCGGAGGCAGAACAAGTtcgtcctcgccctcctGCTCCACAAATCCCTCCACCGCGCGAAGCTGCTCTGGGTCAAACAGGTAGTCCTCCATGTGCACGACACTCTGACCAATCCAGCGAACCACCGGAAAGAGAATGCGTAGCTGCGCTCGCTGCAGGGGGTACACGGCGAAGCAGGAGAGGACCGTTGATATCGCTGCCACGTACTTGAGGACGTCGACGACGTAGTTCGCGAATgtgttgcgcagcagcagcagtgaccACCACTCATACGCGAGGGCGCGCCAGCGGCCCATGCCCATGTAAGGGTACGACAAGTGCAGTGCGGCCATGTAACACTTGATCGCGCTCACGGTGTGAGGCTCTTCCTGCACCGTGTCGTGCTCTGGGTACAACgaccgcggcgtcggcaccACCTCGGGGTGCAGGACACTGGCAATGCGGCTCATGGCATCCTGGTACGTGTTTCTCCACGCGTTGAGCACCATctgatgcgcacgcgcggtCGAggtgctctgctgctctgAAACCGTGAATGGCGGCGCCACAATGGCCTCCAAATCTGCGactggcggctgccgctgcagcgtcccTAACCACTCTGCTGAGGAGGACAAGACCATCACCGTGTTGCACACGCCATCCTCGGATGTTGCTACGCGCAGCCACTCTATCGGCTCCTGAACGCGCTCCAGCGTGTGGCGAAACCcctccgacgccgctgcgaccCTCTTGGCGGATTCGGGGTCGATGAGGTGAAAAAGGAACACCGAGCGATCTGACATGTTGCCCCAGACCTGCTCCCACAGCTCTCGCGCGGCGGGTGTCATGGAAGTGGAGCTCGCGGCAGTCAGCTCGAGGGGGGCGATGGTGTCGAGAGGGATTGAACCAAGCATTGGCCTCAGTTGCTCTCGTGCTCGGGCTGCGTACATGGCACCAAAGGGGAGCAGCACCCGCTCCGCCAGAACGCGCAGAacctcggcgcggcgccactcGTCAAGGCTGGCGTCCGCGCTGATGTCGTACCCGGTCGTCACCCTCAGTGAAAGAGACATTTTCAGCGGAAGCCCTGTCTGCGCAACTGTGCCATCACCCCACAACAAGTCACGGCACCCGAGCATTCCCCAAAACGGCACCCGCACAAAGACAAGCAGCACCAAcagctccaccaccgccacgcggAGGAAGCCGCGAACGATGCGGGGAGGGTCGGAGTCGAATACCTGAGTCACGACACAGCGCCAGTACCCGAGAACGGAGTCCCAACGGGCATCGAAGCTGCGCACAAAGAACAGATCGACGCCGTTGGCAAACAAGGGGCCCACAACCGTCAACTCCATCGCGGTGAGCAGCATCACCAGCACCGCGCCCACCACCCAGTAGAGCGTCACTTTCAGCACGGTGAGTCCGTGAAAAAAGGCCAGGAAGCCGCGATCAAAGCCAATATCCACGTACGGGGCGACGGCGTAGTGCAGCATCATCCCTCCCAGCTCGGGTAGCGCACCgtaaaagaaaaaagcatCCACGAGGTACACCCCAAAGAGTGTcttcaccgcctcctgcgacagcagcggcacgcgctCTGCAACCTCGTATAAGCGCCGCTTCTGTGTCGTGAGGACGTTTCGCGTGTGGCGGTAGCGCCAACTCACGATGAAGCCTGCAAAGGCAAGCGCTACGACTACCCTGCCCCAGatcgtgcgcagcagcagcgtcagtgCAAGACCGTAGCAGAGCTGCCGCATCGACGAAGGGAGGAGCCGCTtcatgccgccgccaccggcgcccgACTTCACCCAGTCGATCGTGTCAAAGACCCCGTCGACGAAGGAAAGTCGGTAGGGCAtgtcgctgccgctttcTGAGTCGTCATtaccgctgtcgctgtcgctgctcgaGTGCTGCTCGCCTGCCACTGCCCTCGCCTCTGCTCGCGCCCCACGTTGGCGCGCGTCAGGCGCATCCTCGCGCGGCAGAAGttcctgctccgccgccggcagagGTCCCCATTCCGGTCTCCACCCCTCGACGATAAAACCCTCTGGCGACGCTTCCTCATgatgcggcggctgcgcttgTGGAGAATCATTGTTCACCCCCTGCTCCGTGGCCTCCGCCCGCTCCTCAACTCCCTCTGCCGGGCCGTTCTCCTCATGAAAGTCGAGAGGGCCTACCGGaggcatcgctgccgctcgtgcCAACCCTCCTTCCTCAGCTCGCCTTGCCGTCTCGCGGGCGAGTCGCTCCCGGGCAGCGCGGAAGTAGTGGTTCCACTTCTCCCACCCCACAGCCACCGCGTTCATCACGGTGCACAGGACGAGGCCAAAGAGAATTGCGTCGGCCCACGCCAAGAAGGACTCCGTCAAGGTGTACGTGCCGTCCTCattctccagcacctcctggCTGCCGGGGACACCGACTGAGGCGGTGTAGCTAAGGTTCCGCTCCGGTGATGCTGCAAAGGTCGACATgggccgccacagcagcggccagcgATGAAAACTGTAGACGAGCCCGAGCAGGAGCGGGAGGACGAAAAAGCGCAGAAGGACGCAGCAGAGCGTCTCGGCGGattcgaggaggagcggcttAATCAAAAACTTCAACAAAAACACGCGGCGCTCGTGCGGCCTCAGCGGAAGGTTTGCACCGGGGGGATATTCGGAGTGCACCAGCTGGTAGgacgcgccgcagctgcggcaagCGCGGTTGCGCTGCTGAATGACCCAGCGATCGATGCACTTTTGATGAACATATCCGACagagccgcggcagcggcagcggtgggtgACAATAGGGTTCAAGGGGGTGCTGGTGGGGTCGAAGCAGATCCAGCACTCAACAAGGGACCCCGATGTGGAGTTGCGGCTCGACccaagggagggggaggcagcagctgcagaggtTTGCGGAAGCGCGCCTGACAGGTCATTCTCAGCCAGCCCACTCCTTTGTGCATCCTCATCTTTTGTGGCCGTCGAGGTGGATGACACGGTAGTGAGAGGCTCCCCAGTTGCCTCCCGCCGAGTTTTCCTCGCCGTTCGACGAGGGAGCTCCTGCATCTCGGCGAAGTGCGTGCCTTGTTGTGTATGCGCCTGTGTGACTGCGCGAAGAGCTTTAACGGGTAAACCACAAGAGCGGGGCGGAGGTGTGTATAGGTGCAGGATAGGCAGCCAAATGTGAAGACGCCAAGAAAGTTGAGGGGCAGCACAACAAAACGCTTTGCAAGGATTAGAGGACAACAAGATATCTGCgagtacacacacgcacacacgcacacacgcacacacgcaaggaATCTCCtcgcgaagcggcagcagcagcagcagcccacaATCGGTATGTAGAAGACTTTTCTCCACAAAATAAAAACTCGCAGTCAAAAAAATGCGTGCACcggacacgcgcacactcacTAATCCTGATCAGCGTGCGGTGTGCAATCTCGAgcgaaaaacaaaagcaGGAGACCGGTAAATGGGAGTGGTTGTGGAAGGGGAGAGTAGGGTACCCGAGAATGTGAAGAAAGGCGACAGAGCAAGCGTTTCTGCCGCCACAccggaaaaagagaagaggagcaggagacgCCGCAACGCGGCGCTCTTTGGAAAACGAGCACAAGACGCGCAAGCAAACGACGAttgacaaaaaaaaaaaacagaaaagaatGCACGACCGCCTCCACGGTCAGCTGAGCT
The nucleotide sequence above comes from Leishmania donovani BPK282A1 complete genome, chromosome 29. Encoded proteins:
- a CDS encoding Zn-finger domain protein, putative; the encoded protein is MQELPRRTARKTRREATGEPLTTVSSTSTATKDEDAQRSGLAENDLSGALPQTSAAAASPSLGSSRNSTSGSLVECWICFDPTSTPLNPIVTHRCRCRGSVGYVHQKCIDRWVIQQRNRACRSCGASYQLVHSEYPPGANLPLRPHERRVFLLKFLIKPLLLESAETLCCVLLRFFVLPLLLGLVYSFHRWPLLWRPMSTFAASPERNLSYTASVGVPGSQEVLENEDGTYTLTESFLAWADAILFGLVLCTVMNAVAVGWEKWNHYFRAARERLARETARRAEEGGLARAAAMPPVGPLDFHEENGPAEGVEERAEATEQGVNNDSPQAQPPHHEEASPEGFIVEGWRPEWGPLPAAEQELLPREDAPDARQRGARAEARAVAGEQHSSSDSDSGNDDSESGSDMPYRLSFVDGVFDTIDWVKSGAGGGGMKRLLPSSMRQLCYGLALTLLLRTIWGRVVVALAFAGFIVSWRYRHTRNVLTTQKRRLYEVAERVPLLSQEAVKTLFGVYLVDAFFFYGALPELGGMMLHYAVAPYVDIGFDRGFLAFFHGLTVLKVTLYWVVGAVLVMLLTAMELTVVGPLFANGVDLFFVRSFDARWDSVLGYWRCVVTQVFDSDPPRIVRGFLRVAVVELLVLLVFVRVPFWGMLGCRDLLWGDGTVAQTGLPLKMSLSLRVTTGYDISADASLDEWRRAEVLRVLAERVLLPFGAMYAARAREQLRPMLGSIPLDTIAPLELTAASSTSMTPAARELWEQVWGNMSDRSVFLFHLIDPESAKRVAAASEGFRHTLERVQEPIEWLRVATSEDGVCNTVMVLSSSAEWLGTLQRQPPVADLEAIVAPPFTVSEQQSTSTARAHQMVLNAWRNTYQDAMSRIASVLHPEVVPTPRSLYPEHDTVQEEPHTVSAIKCYMAALHLSYPYMGMGRWRALAYEWWSLLLLRNTFANYVVDVLKYVAAISTVLSCFAVYPLQRAQLRILFPVVRWIGQSVVHMEDYLFDPEQLRAVEGFVEQEGEDELVLPPMVEPLGFDRREEYVEEAAIPSYLLLRRVVVAVLFLVVASVMVWIVPVLCGTLLLCITRNALPVLVGAASLSFFCWNPTLFARSVIFGTALTIAIVFVVPIVGIIYIGPFAQLFWSSYPTLVEETFERQYDVHQMVGPYTGSATGGDGSADGDSDDDWESVDSRDVVQGNAEALHQDRGAEPDVGDGPHGDVQAVAAH